The Corynebacterium comes genome window below encodes:
- a CDS encoding LLM class flavin-dependent oxidoreductase, with translation MSRHISFGLDTFGDVTVTPSGTPVPHDQVLRDVVAEAVEADRVGVDVFGVGEHHRDDYAISAPDIVLAAIAGQTTTIRLTTSVIVLSSDEPVRIFERFSTLQAISSGRAEMTLGRGSFIESFPLFGYDLKDYERLFEEKLELMRVLLDADASRSPIPWDRGPERVYPPTATPLQAWVAVGGSPESVIRAARLRMPLMLAVIGGAARRFRPFVDLYKRANEEFGQPQAPVGVHSPGLIAPTDAEAQERLYEHWVAGQRRIGAERGWPAPTLEQFTGEINHGALYVGSPETVAAKIADTVRALDLDRFTLKYANGPVAHEHNMETIRLYGEEVIPRVRELLQ, from the coding sequence ATGAGCAGACACATCTCTTTCGGCCTCGACACCTTCGGCGACGTCACAGTCACACCTTCCGGCACCCCCGTCCCCCACGACCAGGTGCTGCGTGACGTGGTCGCGGAAGCTGTCGAGGCCGATCGCGTCGGCGTCGACGTCTTCGGCGTCGGCGAACACCACCGCGACGACTACGCCATCTCCGCACCCGACATCGTCCTGGCCGCCATCGCAGGACAGACCACCACCATCCGCCTGACCACCTCCGTCATCGTGTTGTCCTCGGATGAGCCGGTCCGGATCTTCGAACGCTTCTCCACCCTCCAGGCGATCTCCTCCGGCCGCGCCGAAATGACCCTGGGTCGTGGCTCCTTCATCGAGTCATTCCCGCTCTTCGGCTACGACCTCAAGGACTACGAGCGACTCTTCGAGGAGAAGCTCGAGCTCATGCGCGTGCTTCTGGACGCCGACGCCTCCCGCTCCCCCATCCCCTGGGACCGCGGTCCCGAGCGCGTGTACCCGCCGACCGCCACTCCGCTGCAGGCCTGGGTCGCGGTGGGTGGTTCCCCGGAGTCCGTGATCCGCGCCGCCCGACTCCGTATGCCCCTCATGCTGGCCGTCATCGGCGGTGCCGCACGCCGTTTCCGCCCCTTCGTCGATCTGTACAAGAGGGCCAACGAGGAGTTCGGCCAGCCGCAGGCCCCCGTCGGTGTGCATTCCCCGGGCCTGATCGCCCCCACCGACGCCGAGGCGCAGGAGCGTCTCTACGAGCACTGGGTCGCCGGCCAACGCCGCATCGGTGCCGAGCGCGGCTGGCCCGCCCCCACTCTGGAACAGTTCACCGGGGAGATCAACCACGGCGCGCTCTACGTCGGTTCCCCCGAGACGGTGGCGGCGAAGATCGCGGACACGGTGCGGGCGCTCGACCTGGACAGGTTCACCCTCAAGTACGCCAACGGACCCGTCGCGCACGAGCACAACATGGAGACCATCCGCCTCTACGGCGAGGAGGTCATCCCGCGGGTGCGGGAGCTGCTTCAGTAG
- a CDS encoding IMPACT family protein — protein sequence MLTTYQLPAADRTWTHEWEVKRSRFLSLARRTPTDDAARDFIHEIRARYPDARHHCSAYLIHVEGSHPVERSSDDGEPSGTAGKPMLDVLRGSELLDATVVVVRWFGGIKLGTGGLVHAYSQSVGELLPKVERVTRAIRELYRIEVPHAEAGRLEADLRARGVSVTGADYGAAVTYTLAVAPGGREALESTLASLTAGTVAPSEAGTAWIEY from the coding sequence ATGCTCACGACCTACCAGCTGCCCGCCGCCGACCGGACGTGGACGCACGAGTGGGAGGTCAAACGCTCCCGCTTTCTCTCGCTCGCCCGCCGCACCCCGACGGACGATGCCGCCCGGGACTTCATCCACGAGATCCGTGCCCGATACCCGGACGCCCGCCATCACTGCAGCGCCTACCTCATCCACGTGGAGGGCTCGCACCCGGTCGAGCGTTCCTCCGATGACGGTGAGCCCTCCGGAACCGCGGGCAAGCCGATGCTCGACGTGCTCAGGGGGTCGGAGCTTCTCGACGCCACCGTGGTCGTCGTCCGCTGGTTCGGCGGCATCAAGCTCGGGACGGGCGGGCTGGTGCACGCCTACTCCCAGTCCGTGGGCGAGCTTCTGCCGAAGGTGGAGCGGGTCACCCGCGCGATCCGGGAGCTCTACCGGATCGAGGTCCCGCATGCCGAGGCCGGCCGGCTGGAGGCGGACCTGCGCGCCCGGGGCGTGTCAGTCACCGGTGCCGATTACGGGGCGGCGGTCACGTACACGCTGGCGGTCGCCCCGGGCGGGCGTGAGGCGCTGGAGTCCACACTCGCGTCGCTGACCGCCGGCACTGTCGCGCCGAGCGAGGCGGGCACCGCGTGGATCGAGTACTAG
- the treY gene encoding malto-oligosyltrehalose synthase, with the protein MRRPITATYRLQLRGPQADPSGRSFGFAEAAAQVPYLQALGVSHIYLSPIFTADPTSTHNYDVTDPTEVNPELGGIEGLRELKAVAHEAGLGLIIDIVPNHLGVENPRLNKWWWDVLKNGRDSEYEHYFDIDWHEDNGAGGKLGMPVLGEPGDEDKLELREEDGEILLAYYDHVFPVADGTCSGVDDDVQAVYDRQSYRLMYWRDGVISYRRFFSVNGLAGIRQEDPLVFEHTHRIIRQLIAEDLIDGVRVDHPDGLSDPFGYLNRLREVVGPDRWLLVEKILEVDEVLDPRLAVDGTTGYDALRELDGVFVARAAEESLSMLALQHTGSTWDEAAMAVTQQQLKREVAGEELSAEIRRLARAIRRDNFSTAGSGVSEDNLITTITELVAAMPVYRADYLSLSRVTATIVAEMSRRFPSRRPALDLIVAALNANAEAKIRFAQVCGAVMAKGVEDTTFYRACRLVALQEVGGAPGRFGVSSAEFHLLQQERARLWPRAMTTLSTHDTKRGEDVRARIIELTERPREFFEFIHRVISVVPAPDAGTGHFLIQNLLGVWPADGQITEQLKERFRTYTIKAVREASVHTTWTDPVEHFETAVLDWVEALLDGPVTSLITEFVGPLARGATSISLGRKLLQLTGPGIPDIYQGTEFFDDSLVDPDNRRFVDYTARQQTLASLQEGVDWNDLAAEAACQTTATGAYPHLDLYGDRAKLHVVHEGLKVRQDHPEYFVGGETEAVFAVGSADSHLIGLARGHADVPGAAGIGVITLATRRPLRLAERGGWEATTVTLPEGTWLDRLTGQVYESTVPLGEVFALFPTALLVRNV; encoded by the coding sequence ATGCGACGTCCGATCACCGCCACCTACCGTCTGCAACTGCGGGGACCACAGGCGGACCCGTCGGGGCGGTCTTTCGGTTTCGCCGAGGCCGCTGCCCAGGTTCCGTATCTCCAGGCCCTCGGTGTCAGCCACATCTACCTCTCCCCCATCTTCACGGCTGACCCCACCTCCACGCACAACTACGACGTCACCGACCCCACAGAGGTGAATCCTGAGCTCGGTGGCATCGAGGGGCTGCGCGAGCTGAAGGCCGTCGCCCATGAGGCGGGGTTGGGGCTGATCATCGATATCGTGCCCAACCACCTGGGCGTGGAGAACCCACGTCTGAACAAGTGGTGGTGGGACGTGCTCAAGAACGGGCGGGACTCCGAGTACGAGCACTACTTCGACATCGACTGGCACGAGGACAACGGTGCCGGGGGAAAGCTCGGTATGCCCGTGCTGGGCGAGCCCGGCGACGAGGACAAACTCGAGCTGCGCGAGGAGGACGGGGAAATTCTGCTGGCCTACTACGACCACGTCTTCCCCGTCGCCGACGGCACGTGCTCCGGTGTCGACGATGACGTGCAGGCCGTCTACGACCGCCAGTCCTACCGCCTGATGTACTGGCGCGACGGCGTGATCTCCTACCGCCGCTTCTTCTCCGTCAACGGGCTGGCGGGAATCCGGCAGGAGGATCCGCTCGTCTTCGAGCACACCCACCGCATCATCCGTCAGCTCATCGCCGAGGACCTCATCGACGGCGTGCGGGTCGACCACCCGGATGGCCTGAGCGACCCGTTCGGCTACCTCAACCGTCTGCGGGAGGTCGTCGGACCGGACCGCTGGCTCCTGGTGGAGAAGATCCTCGAGGTGGACGAGGTCCTCGACCCCCGTCTCGCCGTCGACGGCACCACCGGCTACGACGCTCTCCGTGAACTCGACGGCGTCTTCGTCGCCCGCGCGGCGGAGGAGTCCCTCTCGATGCTGGCGCTCCAGCACACCGGTTCCACCTGGGACGAGGCCGCGATGGCCGTGACCCAGCAGCAGCTGAAGCGGGAGGTCGCCGGCGAGGAACTCTCCGCCGAGATCCGCCGTCTGGCCCGGGCGATACGCCGGGACAACTTCTCCACCGCCGGCTCGGGTGTCTCCGAGGACAACCTCATCACCACCATCACCGAACTGGTTGCGGCGATGCCCGTGTACCGCGCCGACTACCTCTCGCTCTCCCGTGTCACCGCGACCATCGTGGCGGAGATGTCGCGCCGTTTCCCGTCCCGCCGCCCGGCCCTCGATCTCATCGTCGCCGCGCTCAACGCCAACGCCGAGGCTAAGATCCGCTTCGCGCAGGTGTGCGGCGCCGTGATGGCCAAGGGCGTCGAGGACACCACCTTCTACCGCGCCTGCCGCCTGGTCGCTCTCCAGGAGGTCGGTGGCGCGCCGGGCCGTTTCGGCGTCTCCTCCGCCGAGTTCCATCTGCTCCAGCAGGAACGCGCCCGGCTGTGGCCCAGGGCGATGACCACGCTGTCCACCCATGACACCAAGCGTGGTGAGGACGTCCGGGCCCGCATCATCGAGCTGACCGAGCGGCCCCGCGAATTCTTCGAGTTCATCCACCGCGTCATCTCCGTGGTTCCCGCCCCGGACGCCGGTACCGGTCATTTCCTCATTCAGAACCTGCTGGGGGTGTGGCCCGCCGACGGGCAGATCACGGAGCAGCTCAAGGAGCGGTTCCGCACGTACACCATCAAGGCGGTGCGCGAGGCCAGCGTGCACACCACGTGGACCGACCCGGTCGAGCACTTCGAGACGGCCGTGCTCGACTGGGTGGAGGCGCTTCTCGACGGCCCCGTCACCTCACTGATCACCGAATTCGTCGGCCCTCTCGCACGCGGTGCCACGTCCATTTCGCTCGGCCGCAAGCTCCTGCAGCTCACCGGCCCGGGCATTCCGGACATCTACCAGGGCACCGAGTTCTTCGACGACTCCCTCGTCGACCCCGACAACCGGCGGTTCGTGGACTACACCGCCCGGCAGCAGACGTTGGCCAGCCTCCAGGAGGGTGTGGACTGGAATGACCTGGCCGCGGAGGCCGCGTGCCAGACGACCGCCACGGGCGCCTACCCGCATCTGGACCTCTACGGTGACCGGGCGAAACTGCACGTTGTCCATGAGGGGCTGAAGGTGCGCCAGGATCACCCCGAGTACTTCGTCGGTGGCGAGACGGAGGCGGTGTTCGCCGTCGGCTCAGCCGATTCCCATCTCATCGGTCTGGCCCGGGGCCACGCGGATGTGCCCGGCGCGGCGGGCATCGGCGTGATCACGCTGGCCACCCGTCGCCCGCTGCGCCTGGCGGAGCGCGGCGGCTGGGAGGCCACGACCGTCACTCTGCCGGAGGGAACGTGGTTGGACCGCCTCACGGGTCAGGTCTACGAGTCGACGGTGCCGCTGGGGGAGGTCTTCGCACTGTTCCCCACCGCTCTGCTGGTCAGAAATGTCTGA
- a CDS encoding GTP pyrophosphokinase has translation MSDRIARLGSRYHEWIRAHPDAEKDFGAAVEDLLADAGVTYDRVVARVKDWSSMKTKAYKKRANGDWMYPDPWEDIHDLIGVRVTVFHSTEIPVAIGALQQSFRVERSVDKTAETRISGGFGYGSHHLVLTVDENSSDIEELSGHQGVNFEVQVRTVLQHAWAEFEHDIRYKRGLDTVDPRVDRAFTLAAGLIELADQQFDQIAALQYTDDSAADDVELTAETLPGVLAMLLGNRFPRSRSENYRFLMEILAADGITTVAELDSLLNDMDIDAVRNAMRYRFHPGQIRLIDDLLLRRYGQDHIARTGKIGQRPDSRPGHLARRLKSMRAVRIMREERSDRQ, from the coding sequence ATGTCTGATCGTATCGCCCGGCTGGGCAGCCGCTACCACGAGTGGATACGGGCCCACCCGGACGCCGAGAAGGACTTCGGCGCAGCGGTGGAGGATCTGCTGGCTGACGCCGGCGTCACCTACGATCGTGTCGTGGCCCGCGTGAAGGACTGGTCCTCGATGAAGACCAAGGCCTACAAGAAGCGAGCGAACGGCGACTGGATGTATCCGGATCCGTGGGAGGACATCCATGATCTCATCGGCGTGCGGGTGACCGTTTTCCATTCAACGGAGATCCCGGTGGCGATCGGTGCGCTCCAGCAGTCCTTCAGGGTGGAACGTTCGGTGGACAAGACCGCGGAGACGCGGATCTCCGGTGGCTTCGGATACGGTTCGCACCACCTCGTTCTCACGGTCGACGAGAACTCCTCCGACATCGAGGAGCTCTCCGGTCATCAGGGCGTCAACTTCGAGGTGCAGGTGCGCACGGTACTGCAGCACGCGTGGGCCGAGTTCGAGCACGACATCCGTTACAAGCGTGGCCTGGACACCGTGGATCCGCGGGTTGACCGTGCCTTCACCCTGGCGGCGGGTCTCATCGAACTGGCGGACCAGCAGTTCGACCAGATCGCCGCCCTGCAGTACACGGACGACTCCGCCGCCGATGACGTGGAGCTCACGGCGGAGACCCTCCCCGGTGTGCTGGCGATGCTGCTGGGCAACCGTTTCCCGCGCTCACGCTCAGAGAACTACCGCTTCCTCATGGAGATCCTGGCCGCCGACGGCATCACCACCGTGGCGGAGCTGGATTCCCTGCTCAACGACATGGACATCGATGCTGTCCGCAACGCCATGCGGTACCGTTTCCACCCCGGCCAGATCAGGCTCATCGACGATCTTCTGCTGCGGCGCTACGGCCAGGACCACATAGCCAGGACGGGAAAGATCGGGCAGAGACCCGATTCCCGCCCCGGTCATCTGGCTCGCCGGCTGAAGTCGATGCGCGCCGTGCGCATCATGCGCGAAGAAAGAAGTGACAGGCAGTAA
- the treZ gene encoding malto-oligosyltrehalose trehalohydrolase, whose protein sequence is MTAHEPFSVWAPHARDVRLRLTEDCLPMRATEGHWWVADRVAKPGQRYGFEIFDGKEWSKTLPDPRSTAQPDGVHGLSEVTDPAFPWTSDLWTGRTLAGQVIYELHVGTFTPAGTFEGVIGKLDYLRDLGVTAIELMPVQPFGGERNWGYDGVEWHAVHQGYGGPEGLKKLVDAAHNAGLGVILDVVYNHFGPDGNYNGMFGPYTVGGNTGWGELVNISGPDSDEVRAYILDAVRLWLAEFRIDGLRLDAVHSLDDRGAYSLLEQMQVVADDVATRTSVPRYLIAESDLNDPRLITGTDGGGYGLAGQWVDDIHHALHTLVSGEKHAYYEDYGSLGALAKTLREGYFFTGTWSSYRGRTHGRALDTTAIPAHRLVTYTTTHDQSGNRARGDRPSMTLTPAQQVLKAAVIYASPFTPMLFMGEEFGAQTPFAFFCSHTDDTLNQLTSEGRKREFARSGWDHDEVPDPADPATFEASRLDWDFSAEQEEIHAAYRELLRLRRDLGLARPDLSKLIVETGSEDEKWLAMGHEDVILVANLSDQPVTAPYGGELIWSFTQPSVELDRTALGPWEFALLRR, encoded by the coding sequence ATGACTGCTCATGAACCGTTCTCCGTGTGGGCGCCCCATGCCCGGGATGTCCGACTCCGACTGACAGAAGATTGCCTCCCGATGCGGGCCACCGAAGGTCACTGGTGGGTCGCGGACCGGGTGGCGAAACCCGGCCAGCGCTACGGTTTCGAAATCTTCGATGGAAAAGAGTGGTCGAAGACGCTGCCCGATCCGCGCAGCACGGCCCAGCCGGACGGCGTGCACGGACTCAGCGAGGTGACCGACCCGGCGTTCCCGTGGACCTCGGATCTCTGGACCGGCCGCACCCTGGCCGGGCAGGTCATCTACGAACTCCACGTGGGCACCTTCACGCCGGCCGGCACGTTCGAGGGGGTCATCGGGAAACTCGATTACCTGCGCGATCTGGGGGTCACCGCCATTGAACTCATGCCGGTCCAGCCTTTCGGCGGCGAGCGTAACTGGGGTTATGACGGCGTGGAATGGCACGCCGTCCACCAGGGCTACGGCGGCCCCGAGGGCCTGAAGAAGCTTGTCGACGCCGCCCACAACGCCGGCCTCGGCGTCATCCTCGACGTCGTGTACAACCACTTCGGCCCCGACGGAAACTACAACGGCATGTTCGGCCCCTACACCGTCGGCGGCAACACCGGCTGGGGTGAGTTGGTCAACATCTCCGGTCCGGATTCGGACGAGGTGCGCGCCTACATCCTCGACGCCGTGCGCCTGTGGCTGGCGGAGTTCCGTATCGACGGCCTGCGTCTCGACGCCGTCCACTCCCTGGACGACCGCGGCGCCTACTCCCTCCTGGAGCAGATGCAGGTCGTCGCCGACGACGTCGCCACGCGGACCTCGGTGCCGCGCTACCTCATCGCCGAGTCCGACCTCAACGATCCCCGCCTGATCACCGGAACCGACGGCGGCGGCTACGGACTCGCCGGGCAGTGGGTCGACGACATCCACCACGCCCTGCACACCCTCGTCTCAGGCGAGAAGCACGCCTACTACGAGGACTACGGCTCCCTCGGGGCCCTGGCGAAGACCCTGCGGGAGGGTTATTTCTTCACCGGCACCTGGTCCTCCTACCGCGGACGGACCCACGGCCGTGCCCTGGACACCACCGCCATCCCCGCCCATCGTCTGGTCACGTACACCACCACCCACGACCAGTCCGGCAACCGGGCCCGCGGCGACCGACCGTCGATGACGCTGACCCCTGCCCAGCAGGTGCTCAAGGCGGCGGTCATCTACGCCTCCCCCTTCACCCCGATGCTGTTCATGGGCGAGGAGTTCGGGGCACAGACGCCCTTCGCCTTCTTCTGTTCCCACACCGACGACACGCTCAACCAGCTCACCTCAGAAGGCCGCAAGCGCGAGTTCGCCCGCTCCGGCTGGGACCACGACGAAGTCCCCGACCCCGCTGATCCCGCCACCTTCGAGGCCTCACGACTGGACTGGGACTTCAGCGCTGAGCAGGAGGAGATCCACGCCGCCTACCGGGAACTGCTGCGCCTGCGGCGCGACCTCGGACTCGCCCGCCCCGACCTGTCGAAGCTCATCGTGGAGACGGGTTCCGAGGACGAGAAGTGGCTGGCCATGGGGCACGAGGACGTCATCCTGGTGGCCAACCTCTCCGATCAGCCCGTCACCGCCCCCTACGGCGGCGAGCTGATCTGGTCCTTCACGCAGCCTTCGGTGGAACTGGACCGGACCGCGCTGGGGCCGTGGGAGTTCGCGCTGCTCAGGCGCTAG
- a CDS encoding exonuclease domain-containing protein has product MIPAHGTQLSVTATSIRIERSALTAALTGRRSVEVPLSSVTGVSVTPPSLVDVGRVLLEGADVTVEFAPGQTRAAEDFLADVEAARRGEAPTASNGGVTGLDFIGFDVETANADVGSICQLGVVRIVDGVEVASASWLCTPPPGLTQFGADNIAIHGITPEDVADQPTFSERLPGLLEFIGDLPVVAHNAQFDMMALQRACAASDVEVPTLSFGCSLILARGAKLGVTSHRLPVVAEVLGVPLGRHHDATEDARAAALIVVELARNVEHRGSFTEFQHSSGFTMGTLNQERTWPVLRDRSGARIAMQKVQPDVPVAAPVEEKKAPRRAPWQSVSTPDVIPEPNQKADPTGPLFGQNVTLTGDFEPFDKGQLWSGIADLGAAVGKNVTRKTTILVAGDWATVTSKEKRARELLEKGQDIQIWTSAQLYAVLGIDPQGAVDDEQPPF; this is encoded by the coding sequence GTGATCCCGGCCCACGGCACCCAGCTCAGTGTCACCGCCACGAGCATCCGTATCGAACGATCGGCTCTGACCGCCGCGCTGACCGGTCGACGGTCCGTCGAGGTGCCCCTCTCCTCTGTCACCGGGGTGAGCGTCACCCCTCCCTCGCTTGTCGACGTCGGCCGGGTCCTGCTCGAGGGCGCGGACGTCACCGTCGAGTTCGCCCCGGGCCAGACGCGTGCGGCCGAGGATTTCCTCGCCGATGTGGAGGCAGCCCGCCGCGGTGAGGCGCCGACCGCCTCCAACGGCGGGGTCACCGGCCTGGACTTCATCGGATTCGACGTGGAAACCGCCAACGCGGACGTCGGGTCCATCTGTCAGCTGGGTGTGGTCCGCATCGTCGACGGCGTCGAGGTCGCCTCGGCATCGTGGCTGTGCACCCCTCCCCCGGGGCTCACGCAGTTCGGTGCCGACAACATCGCCATTCACGGCATCACCCCGGAAGACGTCGCCGACCAGCCCACGTTCAGCGAACGCCTGCCGGGTCTCCTCGAGTTCATCGGCGATCTGCCGGTGGTGGCCCACAATGCGCAGTTCGACATGATGGCGTTGCAGCGGGCGTGCGCGGCCAGCGACGTGGAGGTCCCCACGCTGTCGTTCGGTTGTTCCCTGATCCTGGCCCGCGGTGCGAAGCTGGGTGTCACCAGCCACCGTCTGCCGGTCGTGGCCGAAGTTCTGGGTGTGCCGCTGGGTCGCCACCACGACGCCACCGAGGATGCCCGTGCCGCCGCGCTCATCGTCGTGGAACTGGCCCGGAACGTCGAGCACCGCGGAAGCTTCACCGAGTTCCAGCATTCCTCCGGCTTCACCATGGGCACCCTCAACCAGGAGCGCACCTGGCCGGTGCTGCGGGATCGCTCCGGGGCGCGGATCGCGATGCAGAAGGTCCAGCCGGATGTGCCGGTGGCTGCACCGGTCGAGGAGAAGAAGGCCCCCCGCCGGGCCCCCTGGCAGTCCGTGTCCACCCCGGACGTCATCCCCGAGCCTAATCAGAAGGCCGATCCCACCGGTCCTCTCTTCGGCCAGAACGTCACGCTGACGGGTGATTTCGAGCCCTTCGACAAGGGTCAGCTGTGGTCGGGTATCGCTGATCTGGGGGCGGCCGTCGGCAAGAACGTGACCAGGAAGACCACGATTCTGGTCGCCGGCGACTGGGCCACCGTGACCAGTAAGGAAAAGCGTGCCCGGGAACTCCTGGAGAAGGGGCAGGACATCCAGATCTGGACGTCTGCCCAGCTCTACGCGGTGCTGGGCATCGACCCGCAGGGAGCGGTCGATGACGAGCAGCCCCCGTTCTAG
- a CDS encoding RNA-binding S4 domain-containing protein: MSEAVRIDVWVWAVRIFKTRSEAAAAVRAGHVKLNGHAVKPAQQVVPGDRVRAWVNHRELDLEVVTTVRKRVGAPVARTCYLDHSPPPPPKEILASLPRRDRGAGRPTKRERRDLDRLRGRTDY, from the coding sequence ATGAGTGAAGCAGTTCGTATCGACGTGTGGGTATGGGCCGTGCGGATCTTCAAGACGCGTTCCGAGGCCGCCGCCGCCGTGCGTGCCGGCCATGTGAAACTCAACGGGCACGCGGTCAAACCCGCCCAGCAGGTGGTGCCCGGGGACCGGGTGCGCGCGTGGGTCAACCACCGCGAACTCGACCTGGAGGTGGTTACCACGGTGCGGAAGCGCGTCGGCGCGCCGGTGGCCAGGACCTGTTACCTCGACCACTCGCCACCGCCCCCGCCGAAGGAGATCCTGGCGTCGTTGCCGCGCCGGGACCGGGGGGCCGGGCGGCCGACGAAACGCGAGAGGCGTGACCTCGACCGCCTGCGGGGCAGGACCGACTACTGA